caggggATTTCTTATAAGGCTGGGCATAGGTGAGGATGCAGGGGATGAATATTAAGCTCACAACAGTTATGTGTGTTCCACAGGTAGACAGAGCTTTTCGCTTCCCTTCTGTGATGCACGTCCTTATCTTCAGCAAGATGACAATGTAGGAAAGAATCAAGATTACAAAAAGGCTGATGAGGATCACTCCACTGTTAAACACCATCTGCAGCTCGGCCATGCGAGTGTCAGTGCAGGCCAGTTTGATAACCTGAGGGACATCACAGTAGAAATTGTCCAGTACATTTGGGCCACAGaagggcagctggaggagaaggCCAGTTTGAGTAGCAGAATGAAGGAATCCCCCCAGCCATGcagctgccaccagccctgtgcaggtgcTCCAGCTCATGATGGCCAGGTAGCGCAGGGGCTCACAGATGGCCACGTAGCGATCCACGATCATGGCCAGGAGCAAAAACGCCATTGCACCTGCAATGAAATGGAAGAAGAACATCTGGAGGAAACACTGGTTGAAGGAGATGACTTTGTGCTGGGTGAGGAGGCCTGACAGCAGCTTGGGAGTGTTGACTGAGGAATCACTGACATCAAGGAAAGCGAGGTTGGCCAGGAGAAAGTACATGGGAGTGTGGAGCTGGTGGTCCACAGCCACAGTGGCCATGATGGTGAAGTTCAGCAGCCAGGTTATTACATAGATGAGAAAGAAGATCACATAGAGACAATACTGCAGCTTGTGGCTCTGTGTCAGGCCCAGCAGGACAAATTCTGTCACAGTGGTGGTGATGTTCTTTGATTCCATTCTTTATCCCTGCACAAACAAGAGCAATAAAGAGGACTATAAATGTGTGTTGGACTATAGAATTATTAGAACACAAAATCATAGAACCATTCATGATTAATCCAGGAGGGATTTCTGGAAGTCATTAAGTCTCACAAATTCTATGAACTGTTCAAGTATATATCCAGTCTTATagggaaaaaccaaaacaaagcaaagcaaaacaaaacaaacaaaaaaaccaaaacaaattccCTTACATTCAGTGAGAACTTAGGATGTTCCAATTAGTGTCTGCTGCCTTTCATCTTATTGTTGTACACCTCCAGGAAGGCTCTATCTGCTCTGCATCCTCATCTTATCAGCTAGTTATACACAGAAATCATCAtctgtggaagaggttttacagtgaCCTCTGTGAGCCAGAGCGAAGTTTGATcagaggatccatgtttaccCCTAAAAGAATTTCCTACCAAGGCCATTGACAGAGAAAccaagaaaggaagaaggagaaataagGAAAACCTGAACTGCCTGTTCCAATGAGCACTTTGTTTGTCTGAGTAAAGTGAGTAAAGTGTAAACTTATGAGTTTtgtaagaatgtataaaaagcatgcatgcCATAATAGAACTGGGTTTGAAGTCTTCTGAATATGGAGTGTTGCTTTGTACTGTCTGCATCTCAACTATGACAATTATCTACAAAACTGCTTCCTGGCCAGGCCCCTGGCCTCTGCTGATTGCACAGGCTTGTCCTTTCCCAGATGTAAGATTTATTTATGTCAGACTTATACCGTTCATGCCAATCTATTTCTCCAAACTGTCCCTACAAATACCAGCCCTGCCATCCAGTGTTCTGACTCCTTTCCCCATTTTGCTGTCCTCAACAACTCCTATCACCACACGAGTTTGTCCAAAGTCCCTATTTCTCTTGTAGGCCACTTCAtagtactggaaggctgctgaaAGGTTTCCccaaagctttctcttctctccatACATTAAATAaccccagttctctcagcctgttCTCACAggggaggtgctccagcctcCTGACCATTTCTGTGGCTTTCCTTGGATCAGCAGGTCCATGGTCCATTTGTGCAGGTCCATGTGCTCCTTTAGCTtggggcccagagctgggcaccattctgcaggtggggtctcaggaGAGGGGAGTTTTTGGGCAGAATTATCTCCCCAGGcttgctggccatgctgcttttgatC
This genomic stretch from Haemorhous mexicanus isolate bHaeMex1 chromosome 28, bHaeMex1.pri, whole genome shotgun sequence harbors:
- the LOC132338980 gene encoding olfactory receptor 4D9-like, which codes for MESKNITTTVTEFVLLGLTQSHKLQYCLYVIFFLIYVITWLLNFTIMATVAVDHQLHTPMYFLLANLAFLDVSDSSVNTPKLLSGLLTQHKVISFNQCFLQMFFFHFIAGAMAFLLLAMIVDRYVAICEPLRYLAIMSWSTCTGLVAAAWLGGFLHSATQTGLLLQLPFCGPNVLDNFYCDVPQVIKLACTDTRMAELQMVFNSGVILISLFVILILSYIVILLKIRTCITEGKRKALSTCGTHITVVSLIFIPCILTYAQPYKKSPGDKVASVVFTAVTPMLNPMIYTLRNTEMKKAIRRTLRKIFLSAGKQKPEWTVDPKSSKLVFP